Part of the Carassius auratus strain Wakin unplaced genomic scaffold, ASM336829v1 scaf_tig00214714_1_2670353, whole genome shotgun sequence genome, aaacaaatgaaaccttatttttcagtgttagagaaatcttttgtaatattataaatgtctttacggtcacttttgatcaaaataatgcatccttactgaataaaactattattttataaaaataaaaaaaataaataaaaaatacaaagtgCCAAACAacaccccttagctgttataaattcactgtgaATCATGGCTTCACaaggcttattgcttttataaaacggttattccaaatacgtagtaaggtttcacagaatgaaacatagcaaataaactgtaatgatattaatagAAAACTTATCCTTCAACCAAAAAACAATGTGGTTCCTTAGAAACAGGTGAGGTTccagtggttgccgagcaacacacagaagtaaacaaaggtgtgtgttgtTTGTGATGTAATCAACAACAGCTTTGAACtcagctcagccaatcagaatcaaggagcggaATTATCCGCTTTATAAATATGGTTTTATCACAGTGCTTTTTGTCCAAATCAGAAAAGTGAATTTGAACATATTTTGATGCTCCAGGTGAGGTCAGGTGGCAGCGCTCGCGTTCCACTGTTCTGAATGGAAATCTCCCACTCATCAGTTTTCCGGATCTGAATGGTGATAAAGCAGAGGACTTTGCCATACTTTCATATAATCCTGAAGCGCCATCATTCACATCCATACCAGTacgacacacacacgcacacacttaatAACACCTGTGCTGAGGACTGTGTGATAGTGTTCATCATGATCTGTGCACTCTTTCAGCTGGTGTTTTTCTCAGGGGAGTCCGGGGAACAGATCGGCTCAGTGGATGTTGATGGGAACGGGGTGTTTGGTCACCAGCAGTTCAAAACAGCCAGTGGTGCTTCATACCTGCTGTTACTCTCAAGTGAGTAGAGGATTACAGCTAAAAAGGTTCTTCTTCATGTCCCTGACCTCTAGTGTTTCTCCCTCTCCACAGAATCTGGGCTCTACGCCGTCAGTCTGCGACGTCTGGCATCTCTGGCCAAACTGGAGTCTGCACTGAAGGATGAGAAAAGCTGGGAGGAAAAATCGGACACACATACTGGATTGATCTCCCTCTATCAGTAACACACATCGGGGATTAAACCTTACCCACGTCCGTTCATGGATTTCCATTCTCATGATGTTCTGTGTGTTCTAGGTTTGATTCTCTGAAGCGTGTGATGGTTGTTCCTGGCAGTAGTTCTCCATCGCTGCTGGTCCAGACGGAGTCCAGCGTGTCTCTGCTGAACACAGACAAACTGAAGATCGCATGGAGCACCAACACCAGCGCTCTGCTCAGGTGCCATTAAACAGACTGATCCAAACCTGTGATGGTATCTGTGCGTGTTAAACCGATTTATTCCTGTGTGTTTGTCTAGTGTGCCAACATTTGGGCAATTCGACAAAGATGGAATTCCAGACATCATGATAGAGGAAGACATCGGCAATAAAACCAAAAGAGTAAGTGAGCATTGAGGATTACTGATGATAATTTGAGGTGTTATATATagtcgtgtgtgtgtttgcatgagtatacacttctttttttgttttttgcaagttTTAATCATATGTATAAACCATACCGTTCAAAAGtatagggtcagtaagattaaaaataatcataatttatagtaatacttttattcagcaagaatgcattcaatagatcaaaagtggcagtaaaaacttttaaaatatttatttttcgattaaatgcagttcatttgaactttgtgttcatcaaagaatcctaaaaaataaaatgtttccacaaaactatgaagcagcacaacacaAAGtaatgataatcagaaatgtttcttgagaagcatatcagaatgatttctgaagagtaatgatgctgaaaatacagctgcacatcacagaaataaaatatatttgaaatgatattcaaatagaaaatggttattttaattgtaaaaaaattaaacttttttttaaaacatgttttaaaaatcatatgtcaaaaaaaatttgattatgcaataatatgtgataaaaaaaaaaaaaacactgaccccAGGTGTTTAGTGCATGTATATATTATTGATATAGATTagattaaatgtatatatgtggtGTGTTTTAGGTCTTGGTTCTCAGTGGAAGCTCTGGAGTCGTCCTGTGGCAGATGAATCTGTTGTTCTGGACTCCGAATCCTCGTCCCGCGTCTGTCCTCACATTGAACACTTACTCGGTGTTCATGCTCTGGGGACAGAGTCAAGGCAACCAGACCGTAAGAACCACGacatattcacacaaacacacacctgcagaAATAGaccactgatgtgtgtgtgtgtgtgtgtgtgtttttgtcgaTACTCAGAATGAGATGCATTCATCATTCCTGCTGCATCCTCGAAATTCCCAACTCCTGCTTGAAAAAAGACATCCTGTACAGAACATCATCTCTTTTAAGGGTATCTCCTTTTCCCAAATGTTTTGTTGCATTGATAATTGTTGATCATGatcattttctctctttattgCACACTGTTTTTGCTACTGCTGCTTTAAGGCATATGTAGGTTTGTAGAAGAAAAGAATCATCTTTCTGTATTTGTGTAGCGATATTGTTGGAGCGAGGACGTCACGCCTGTTACCTCGTTCTGACGGGACCAGATGGACGGAGGCATGTAGGACCAGACGAGACGGAGACGGTCATTCTGACCAAGCACAAGATCAAGGATGACGTGTCGGAGAGCATTGCTCTGAGAGTGTCAGCTGATGAATACATCTCTGAAGAGGAAGTGAAGCAGGAGTTCCACAGGCTGCGCTTCAGCGATAAACTTCTCTGAAACACAGTTTATATTCAAACACTCATTTTCAACCCTAAGGTCATATAGGCCACAAAAAAGAAACAGTGGCTGTGTGTAGAATTTGAAATCCAAATCATCCACATGTATCTGTTAATTAGATTTAGTTAAAGCTGCTTGAGAACGATGTCATAAAACCTAAAATGTCTTTATCGGAAACCAAACCAAATCATATCAACTTCATTTAGAAGTTATACACTTGCTGCATTATTTCATGACAATCATAAACTACTGTAAATCATTTCAGATGATTTTTACAAAAGGCCAGGGACTATCAGggactacatatatatatttataatgatcAGGGATTTCATATAAAGGTGAATCTCGTGGAGAACAATATGGgtcatgacaaaaataaataaataaatgagtagtttacccaaaaatgaacatttgatgaaaatgtgctcacccttaggatattcaagatgtagatgagtttgttttttcaaatttGTTGAATCTATATCTTTGATAGACTAAAGAGGAGTATGTTTTCagctaattaaatttttttttttttaggtgaactattcctttaaatgtcataaaagtAATGCCACGATCTAAAAATTTAATAAtcctaaaaatggttttaattttcttttgcaaaatctaatttatttatttttttccatcggATTTTGGTATGAAATAGACGTGGACATGAGTTTCATGAGATTCGTGTTTGTATCATTGTGCGGTTTTCACTGGATTCTGCTGTAGGGGAGTGAAGCCAAAAATACTACAAATTTAACTGCATTTTACAGCAACAAAACCTAGAAAACTAATGCATATTGTATATTTGCGGCGCAGTGTCTCAGGGCTTTGTTTGTTGGGATGGAGACGCTGTGTCTCTTTAAATTCATTGCTTGAAGAGTTTGGGTGAGTCAAAACAAAGTGATTGTAAGTGTTCTGCTGTTTCATGCTGCTGTTGTTAAAGATGCACCTTCACGTCAttcactgtgatgtttttatagcaGGGAGGACTATTATCACTTAGTGCTGTACATTAAGTGCCTTAAACAGGGACCTAAAATCACTGTTGTGAGTAATATACTGTGGCTTTTAATCATATCTACAAAATGTGGGTTTCATTTAAAGCGGGGCTGTGGATGTTCGAACCAATTAGCAGAACTGTACCTTTAGTTTACTGTAGCTTTGTGTCATCTTCAGTTTTCTGTGCATCCTCTAGATCAGGACGATCAGCTGCACCAAAACAACATGACTCTGCATCTGAAGAAGCCAAATGAAACACTGCGGATTCTGTTACAGGTGTAGGAGATgaacatgtttaaaataaatcagcTTACTTTGATGCTCTGTAGTTATAGCCAgaggtttattatttttaactggtTTAGTTGGTTTTGGAAACCTGTAGAACAGGTCGGAAATTTAGCTTGTGCcattttctgtctttatttgaGAAAACTCTAAATGATTGAATTGTTATACtgtgtaataaatactgtagaatGCATTCAATGCTATTGCTTTTTGAATCCTTAATGCAGTTTATGTCTTTTTATCTTCttatttcatgtttattcaaGACGTCACACTTATCTCATTAATATGTATTAGGTCATACCTACTTAATAAGTTTTCAGCATAGAAGTTTTATTCCCTTCCCCTTTATGCTATATTATTCAATACGCTATTATAAAAATATGCACTAAATGCCATTAAAAGCAAATTAGGAAAATTTTAAAAAACGGTATTATAATAcagtttaattaatataataatattttatataataatatttttatattaaatacaatacaaCAAAATTACCACATTGAAACGTATgaaatttaagtttttaatttctGCTACTTGTTTTTAAGTGACGTCAGTAAAGCTGATGTGTACATAGCGTGCATGTTTTTAACGAGTCACGTGACGTTCGTGTACCGCGCAATTCCTGTCACTGTCACATGCACGCGCACTGTACACAGCAGGTTCATGAAGGTTTACTGGACCACAGAGACAGCAAATGCAAGAAAATACGTATTAGTGTGCgaagaaaatacaaaaactatTGGAAGTGAATTATTGATTTATTCGAGCGTTCGCTGGTGTTCGTTTATGAGCTACTGACGGGTTTATGGAGACGTTTAATTCAGCATCAATGTCAGACTGTTAAACGCATCTCCTGGTGAGAAGGGCAAACTCGTGGCGGGGGAGCTGTAAACACTAGAAAACACCATGCTGTTGACATGTAATCATAATAACGACATGCATTATGTGCCTTGCAGTAACTCACAAACAGTCCATCATTGCATGAATGTGGTCATCATTCTGGTTTGGTCATTTGATGCCATCTGAGCTGCATGCCAAAATACTTTCCATTTATCACAGCACTGGGGCATTGACTGGGAATGATTCAAAGCGTCCACAAGGTCATAAGCACACAAAatctttccatttttatttataaaaggtAAGAGGACCAGTCAGAGGCACCAGACTTCCTAGAAAGACCCTTGTATGTCATAATTGAAGCTATTTATGGACTCTAAGCACATGCATCTTTTTGTTCACGTTTAtttatagcgcttttcacaaaaCCAATCgttgcagctttacagaaaatttaagtttttacattgtatttaggAGTAGCCAATCAGTCAAGATGATGTCCATACGGCAGAAACGTacggtaaaaaataataataataataatgccgtTAGTTAATGCCATGAACACTAGTCAACATTTCATCATCAAATTTGTCCTTTAAGACCTAAAAGCGTTCTcgtatttgattaattttttgatccacttcaaattttGACTACTGTATTCAAACAAATG contains:
- the LOC113092670 gene encoding protein FAM234A-like, with protein sequence MADASERGLEAEPLKGEVAEGGVSKEKSCKEKLGMSKLLGWRTAAFLLSLFLCLVVVFAFSFILPCPVRPQYLSTWNHTLPDAATYDFLAVEDANEDKALDVFFIYKDAEASRNTCLSQNLSIPCLVLTAVDGTDGKTLWERPLDAELDWLECGVKGLGLQRTGCLVAHADNLTAIDKKTGEVRWQRSRSTVLNGNLPLISFPDLNGDKAEDFAILSYNPEAPSFTSIPLVFFSGESGEQIGSVDVDGNGVFGHQQFKTASGASYLLLLSKSGLYAVSLRRLASLAKLESALKDEKSWEEKSDTHTGLISLYQFDSLKRVMVVPGSSSPSLLVQTESSVSLLNTDKLKIAWSTNTSALLSVPTFGQFDKDGIPDIMIEEDIGNKTKRVLVLSGSSGVVLWQMNLLFWTPNPRPASVLTLNTYSVFMLWGQSQGNQTNEMHSSFLLHPRNSQLLLEKRHPVQNIISFKAILLERGRHACYLVLTGPDGRRHVGPDETETVILTKHKIKDDVSESIALRVSADEYISEEEVKQEFHRLRFSDKLL